From the genome of Phytohabitans rumicis, one region includes:
- a CDS encoding glycoside hydrolase family 9 protein — MKRALAVLAAALLTAAGLATAAYAEEVQHIDNGTFDSGTAPWWNTGNAPVSAVDGRLCAEVPGGLANPWDGAIGHSDIPLVDGDAYRLTFSASASVPVTVRANVQLNEAPYTTALSREVALTGTPQTFVYDFSGNLDSSNGVFTFQLGGSAEPFTFCLDDVSLTSEAGSSGPEQVENGDFADGTAGWYSYGTTSTAVVDGKLCSEVPGGLANPWDGGVGQNGVTLVAGAAYTFSFDASAAPGATVRAAVQLGVDPYTSFLTRDVVLTGETQHLEFTLTSPVDTEQAQVAFQVGANPTAYTFCLDNVSLIGGEEEPPYVPDTGPRVRVNQVGYLPAGPKNATVVTAATDPLPWELTKGTTVLASGQSTPRGVDQASGQNVHTIDFSAYRTAGTGYTLTADGETSHPFDISADVYKQLRSDALQFFYIQRSGIAIDGALVGEQYARPAGHLDVAPNRGDTDVPCQPGVCGYRLDARGGWYDAGDHGKYVVNGGIATAQLLGAFERTKTAASAGAGAALGDSTLRLPERGNGTPDVLDEARWELEFLLRMQVPAGQPRAGMAHHKMHDAAWTGLPLQPEDDPQQRELHPPSTAATLNLAAAAAQGARLFAPYDAPFAAKALTAAKTAYAAAKANPAVYADPNDGTGGGTYSDNDVSDEFYWAAAELYLTTGEAPYLADVTASAHHTSADVFGPVGFGWGSTAALGRLDLATVPSGLPAAERQRLRTSVLAAADAYLTTQAGQAYGLPMPGHRGAYFWGANSNVLNNMAVLATAYDLSGDARYRDGAIQGMDYILGRNALNHSYVTGWGEKASKNQHSRIFGNQLDASLPNPPAGSIAGGANAGLDDPYAKQLLEGCQPMFCYVDHIESYATNEVAVNWNSALAWVASFLADQGAAAPPAVRCKVDYVIHGSWSGGFTAQVTLTNTGTTAINGWAVRWAFLGGQQVTQSWLADTTQSGATVTARNQSHNRVIQPGSTKTFGFNGTSHGPNPVPGLFTVNGAACG, encoded by the coding sequence GTGAAACGTGCCCTCGCCGTCCTAGCCGCCGCCCTCCTCACCGCCGCGGGCCTGGCCACCGCGGCGTACGCGGAAGAGGTCCAGCACATCGACAACGGCACCTTCGACAGCGGCACCGCGCCCTGGTGGAACACCGGCAACGCGCCGGTCTCCGCAGTGGACGGTCGGCTCTGCGCCGAGGTGCCCGGCGGCCTCGCCAACCCGTGGGACGGCGCGATCGGCCACAGCGACATCCCGCTCGTCGACGGCGACGCGTACCGGCTGACCTTCTCGGCGTCCGCCAGCGTGCCGGTCACCGTCCGCGCGAACGTCCAGCTCAACGAGGCGCCGTACACCACGGCCCTGTCCCGCGAGGTCGCCCTCACCGGCACGCCACAGACCTTCGTGTACGACTTCAGCGGCAACCTCGACTCGTCCAACGGCGTCTTCACGTTCCAGCTCGGTGGTTCGGCGGAGCCGTTCACGTTCTGCCTCGACGACGTGTCGCTGACCAGCGAGGCCGGCAGCAGCGGTCCCGAGCAGGTGGAAAACGGCGACTTCGCGGACGGCACCGCCGGCTGGTACTCGTACGGCACCACCTCGACCGCGGTCGTGGACGGCAAGCTGTGCTCCGAGGTGCCCGGCGGGCTCGCCAACCCGTGGGACGGGGGCGTCGGGCAGAACGGCGTGACCCTGGTCGCCGGCGCGGCGTACACCTTCTCCTTCGACGCCTCGGCCGCGCCGGGCGCGACCGTACGGGCGGCCGTCCAGCTCGGCGTCGACCCGTACACCTCCTTCCTGACCCGCGACGTCGTGCTGACCGGAGAAACCCAGCACCTGGAGTTCACCCTGACCTCGCCGGTCGACACCGAGCAGGCCCAGGTGGCGTTCCAGGTCGGCGCCAACCCGACGGCGTACACCTTCTGCCTGGACAACGTGTCCCTGATCGGCGGCGAGGAGGAGCCGCCGTACGTGCCGGACACCGGGCCGCGGGTCCGGGTCAACCAGGTCGGCTACCTGCCCGCCGGCCCGAAGAACGCCACCGTCGTCACCGCCGCCACCGACCCGCTGCCCTGGGAACTCACCAAGGGCACGACGGTCCTCGCGAGCGGCCAGAGCACCCCGCGCGGCGTCGACCAGGCGTCCGGGCAGAACGTGCACACCATCGACTTCTCCGCGTACCGCACCGCCGGCACCGGCTACACGCTCACCGCCGACGGCGAGACCAGCCACCCGTTCGACATCTCCGCCGATGTCTACAAGCAGCTCCGCTCGGACGCGTTGCAGTTCTTCTACATCCAGCGCAGCGGCATCGCGATCGACGGCGCCCTGGTCGGCGAGCAGTACGCCCGCCCGGCCGGCCACCTCGACGTCGCACCCAACCGGGGCGACACGGACGTGCCCTGCCAGCCCGGCGTCTGCGGCTACCGGCTGGACGCACGCGGCGGCTGGTACGACGCCGGCGACCACGGCAAGTACGTCGTAAACGGCGGCATCGCCACGGCCCAGCTGCTCGGCGCGTTCGAGCGGACAAAGACCGCGGCGTCCGCGGGCGCCGGCGCCGCGCTGGGCGACAGCACCCTACGCCTTCCCGAGCGCGGCAACGGTACGCCCGACGTCCTCGACGAGGCCCGGTGGGAGCTGGAGTTCCTGCTCCGCATGCAGGTCCCCGCCGGACAGCCACGCGCCGGGATGGCCCACCACAAGATGCACGACGCCGCCTGGACCGGCCTGCCCCTGCAGCCCGAAGACGACCCGCAGCAGCGCGAGCTGCACCCGCCGTCCACCGCGGCCACACTCAACCTGGCGGCCGCCGCCGCGCAGGGCGCGCGCCTGTTCGCCCCGTACGACGCGCCGTTCGCGGCCAAGGCGCTCACCGCCGCCAAGACCGCCTACGCGGCGGCCAAGGCCAACCCTGCCGTGTACGCCGACCCGAACGACGGCACCGGTGGTGGTACGTACAGCGACAACGACGTGAGCGACGAGTTCTACTGGGCGGCCGCCGAGCTTTACCTGACCACCGGGGAGGCGCCGTACCTGGCCGACGTGACCGCGTCGGCGCACCACACCAGCGCGGACGTCTTCGGCCCGGTCGGCTTCGGCTGGGGCAGCACCGCCGCGCTCGGCCGGCTCGACCTGGCCACCGTCCCGAGTGGACTGCCGGCCGCCGAGCGGCAGCGCCTGCGTACGTCCGTGCTGGCCGCCGCCGACGCGTACCTCACGACCCAGGCCGGCCAGGCGTACGGCCTGCCGATGCCGGGTCACCGGGGCGCCTACTTCTGGGGCGCCAACAGCAATGTCCTCAACAACATGGCGGTGCTGGCCACCGCGTACGACCTGTCCGGGGACGCCAGGTACCGGGACGGCGCGATCCAGGGCATGGACTACATCCTCGGCCGGAACGCGCTGAACCACTCGTACGTCACCGGCTGGGGCGAGAAGGCGTCGAAGAACCAGCACAGCCGGATCTTCGGCAACCAGCTCGACGCGTCGCTGCCCAACCCGCCGGCCGGCTCGATCGCGGGCGGGGCGAACGCGGGCCTCGACGACCCGTACGCCAAGCAGCTGCTGGAGGGCTGCCAACCGATGTTCTGCTACGTCGACCACATCGAGTCGTACGCGACCAACGAGGTGGCGGTCAACTGGAACTCGGCGCTCGCCTGGGTCGCCTCCTTCCTCGCCGACCAGGGCGCGGCCGCCCCACCGGCCGTTCGCTGCAAGGTCGACTACGTGATCCACGGCTCCTGGTCCGGCGGCTTCACCGCGCAGGTGACGCTGACCAACACCGGGACCACGGCGATCAATGGCTGGGCCGTACGCTGGGCGTTCCTCGGCGGGCAGCAGGTGACCCAGTCCTGGCTTGCCGACACCACCCAGTCCGGCGCGACCGTGACCGCCCGGAACCAGTCGCACAACCGCGTCATCCAGCCCGGTTCGACCAAGACTTTCGGCTTCAACGGCACGTCACATGGGCCGAACCCGGTGCCCGGGCTC